A window of Campylobacter ureolyticus contains these coding sequences:
- a CDS encoding MlaD family protein, with product MENKNSFTIVGIFTTLVGILTICFIWWMTTRSDSNVHYKTYYIHTKELPNGLKEGSSVKYIGVPAGYVKDIHFAQGSDYGVIEIAIDVQNDFPIKKNSIATTEIQGISGLTTLNLSKGDGESFSKNEKPILYLDKSFLSKFNSEAKAITTGVSEAIKKINSVLDDENLQNLKQTLSSINLTASNLSNAENFAKLNSILKSLDEILAKIDKSDIDESLKNFNELVKNADNFAKNANKTALNLNKTLNLINSDLENGNYDIKEILSPTLHETSLTLMEFKKMLREFQNALFRLEDDPYDFFFRDTQKQKRSQTLD from the coding sequence ATGGAAAATAAAAACTCTTTTACAATTGTTGGAATTTTTACTACTTTAGTAGGAATTTTAACTATTTGTTTTATTTGGTGGATGACTACAAGATCTGATTCAAATGTTCATTATAAGACTTACTATATACACACAAAAGAGCTTCCAAATGGACTAAAAGAAGGCTCATCAGTAAAATATATAGGAGTTCCAGCTGGATATGTAAAAGATATACATTTTGCACAAGGTAGTGATTATGGAGTAATTGAGATAGCTATTGATGTTCAAAATGATTTTCCTATAAAGAAAAATAGTATTGCAACCACTGAAATTCAAGGCATTAGCGGACTTACTACATTAAATTTATCAAAAGGAGATGGCGAGAGTTTTTCTAAAAATGAAAAGCCAATTTTATACCTAGATAAAAGTTTTTTAAGTAAGTTTAACTCCGAGGCAAAAGCCATAACAACTGGAGTTAGTGAGGCAATTAAAAAAATAAACTCAGTTTTAGATGATGAAAATCTACAAAATTTAAAACAAACCTTAAGCTCTATAAATTTAACAGCTTCAAATTTAAGCAATGCTGAAAATTTTGCTAAGTTAAATTCCATTTTAAAAAGTCTTGATGAAATTTTAGCAAAGATTGATAAATCAGACATCGATGAAAGTTTAAAAAATTTTAATGAATTAGTTAAAAATGCAGATAATTTTGCAAAAAATGCAAATAAAACAGCTCTTAATTTAAATAAAACCTTAAATTTGATAAACTCTGATTTAGAAAATGGAAATTATGATATAAAAGAAATATTATCTCCTACTTTACATGAAACATCTTTGACTTTAATGGAATTTAAAAAAATGCTTCGAGAGTTTCAAAATGCTTTGTTTAGGTTAGAAGATGATCCATATGATTTCTTTTTTAGAGATACTCAAAAGCAAAAAAGATCTCAAACATTAGATTAA
- a CDS encoding MlaE family ABC transporter permease: MQENSFNVENSVIFLNGIWDYKVSKKTISLIKKDMKNLKDKVTFDFSNLKSIDYAIAIIIYKFALKNNLKIDFANSNEKFDSIFSLIKDDIPKKTYKFKKKNFFEEVGISVYGAYLSFLSFLSFFGELSLKFFYNLLNLKKLRLKAISNVCKDAGINAVFIVCLTSFLIGVVLIYIGSEMLADFGVTLFIVEIMGMLTFRELSPLIAAIVVAGRSASSFTAQIGVMKITEEIDAMKTMSFDPFINLVIPRILAMIIIMPFIVFLADMASIFGQMLVSYYYLEIDFSIYFDRLKNLVEIRHFYIGLVKAPFFGMAIALIGCLRGFEVTGSTSSIGKLTTKSVVNAIFWVILIDCLFAIFFLKVDL, from the coding sequence TTGCAAGAAAACTCTTTTAATGTTGAGAATTCAGTTATTTTTTTAAATGGAATTTGGGATTATAAAGTTAGCAAAAAAACTATCTCTCTTATAAAAAAAGATATGAAAAATCTTAAAGATAAAGTTACTTTTGATTTTTCAAATTTAAAGAGTATAGACTATGCTATTGCTATAATTATCTACAAATTTGCACTAAAAAATAATTTAAAAATTGATTTTGCAAACTCAAATGAAAAATTTGATTCTATATTTTCACTAATAAAAGATGACATCCCTAAAAAAACATATAAATTTAAGAAAAAAAATTTTTTTGAAGAAGTGGGAATTTCAGTTTATGGGGCATACTTAAGTTTTTTAAGTTTTTTAAGTTTTTTTGGTGAGCTTAGCTTAAAATTTTTTTACAATCTTCTAAATTTAAAAAAACTTAGGCTCAAGGCTATTTCAAATGTCTGTAAAGATGCGGGAATTAATGCAGTTTTTATAGTTTGCTTAACTTCATTTTTAATAGGGGTTGTGCTTATTTATATAGGCTCAGAAATGCTTGCTGATTTTGGTGTGACGCTTTTTATAGTTGAAATTATGGGAATGCTTACTTTTAGGGAGCTAAGCCCATTAATAGCCGCTATCGTAGTTGCTGGAAGAAGTGCATCTTCTTTTACTGCTCAAATTGGTGTTATGAAAATAACAGAAGAAATTGATGCGATGAAAACAATGAGTTTTGATCCATTTATAAATTTAGTTATTCCACGTATTTTAGCGATGATTATTATTATGCCATTCATTGTTTTTTTAGCAGATATGGCAAGTATTTTTGGTCAAATGCTAGTATCATATTACTATTTAGAAATTGATTTTTCAATCTATTTTGATAGGCTTAAAAATTTAGTTGAAATAAGACATTTTTATATTGGACTTGTAAAAGCACCATTTTTTGGAATGGCAATAGCTTTAATAGGATGTTTAAGAGGTTTTGAGGTAACTGGAAGCACATCAAGCATTGGAAAACTTACTACAAAAAGTGTCGTAAATGCGATATTCTGGGTTATTTTAATTGATTGTTTATTTGCTATATTTTTTCTTAAAGTTGATTTATAA
- a CDS encoding ABC transporter ATP-binding protein: MFIEAKNLTIKYGDRLIHKDASFHIKEGEIYGFLGGSGSGKTTLMKTLIYLKEPSQGKVYMFDKDLWSLNIKQREEIKLKTGVMFQFGALYSSMNVLDNIGVLLREYSSLSKDDIKDISMFWLKKTGLKEDAANLFPSELSGGMKKRVALARALVLSPRVLFLDEPNSGLDPVSARRMDELIVNLRDSLGITVGMVTHDSDSIFNILDRFLIIDNKKVAFEGNVEEVKNFENNPLKELFDSKNKEN; this comes from the coding sequence ATGTTTATAGAAGCCAAAAATTTAACTATAAAATATGGTGATAGGTTGATTCACAAAGATGCTAGCTTTCATATAAAAGAGGGTGAAATTTATGGCTTTTTAGGTGGAAGCGGTAGTGGCAAAACAACCTTGATGAAAACTTTGATTTATTTAAAAGAGCCAAGCCAAGGAAAAGTCTACATGTTTGATAAAGACTTGTGGTCTCTTAATATAAAACAAAGAGAAGAGATAAAGCTTAAAACAGGTGTTATGTTTCAGTTTGGTGCACTTTATTCATCTATGAATGTGCTTGATAATATTGGAGTTTTACTTAGAGAATATAGCTCTTTAAGTAAAGATGATATTAAGGATATTTCTATGTTTTGGCTAAAAAAAACAGGCCTAAAAGAAGATGCGGCAAATCTTTTTCCAAGTGAGTTAAGTGGCGGTATGAAAAAAAGAGTTGCTCTTGCAAGAGCTTTAGTTTTAAGCCCAAGAGTGCTTTTTTTAGATGAACCAAACTCAGGACTTGATCCAGTAAGTGCTAGAAGAATGGATGAGTTAATAGTTAATTTAAGAGATAGTTTAGGAATAACAGTTGGCATGGTAACTCATGATAGTGACTCTATTTTCAATATACTTGATAGGTTTTTAATAATTGATAATAAAAAAGTAGCTTTTGAAGGAAATGTAGAAGAAGTTAAAAATTTTGAAAATAATCCTTTAAAAGAGCTTTTTGATAGCAAAAATAAGGAAAATTAA
- a CDS encoding type II toxin-antitoxin system prevent-host-death family antitoxin has translation MPSFKQDEIYTATEVVRNFSAVLSKVSDGELKKAVIVKNNKFEAVMLSLKEYERLERAVELLDIVYSQKRHKDGD, from the coding sequence ATGCCTAGTTTTAAACAAGATGAAATTTATACCGCAACTGAAGTTGTAAGGAATTTCAGTGCGGTTTTATCAAAAGTGAGTGATGGTGAGCTTAAAAAAGCTGTTATTGTAAAAAATAATAAATTTGAAGCTGTTATGCTTAGCTTAAAAGAGTATGAAAGACTAGAGCGTGCTGTTGAGCTTTTGGATATAGTATATTCACAAAAAAGGCACAAAGATGGCGATTAG
- a CDS encoding D-alanine--D-alanine ligase → MNLGFVFGGQSYEHEISIVSAITLKDVLKKEVKFIFCDKDRDFYLIDPKNMKATYFSSLEYKKSKKLILKNGGFFSEGAFSSKKIDVQVYVNLVHGCDGEDGKLASLFEFFDVKFIGTRLKPAILSYDKVLTKFLANITGVKTLNYQILKRNEEITIKPPFILKPATLGSSIGISIVKDESEITYALDKSFEFDDTLLVEPFFEGVRECNLAGYKADSKMEFSMIEEPNKDEFLDFDQKYLRFSDSKTIKEANLDEKLKEKLRKAFSKIYSYGFDGSLIRCDFFIIDDEIYLNEINTNPGSLAHYLFDNFEDRLYDLARNLPSYKKIEIDYNYVKSISVYK, encoded by the coding sequence GTGAATTTAGGATTTGTATTTGGTGGACAAAGTTATGAGCATGAGATAAGTATAGTATCAGCTATAACTTTAAAAGATGTATTAAAAAAAGAGGTTAAATTTATTTTTTGTGATAAAGATAGAGATTTTTATTTAATAGATCCAAAAAATATGAAAGCTACATATTTTAGTAGTTTAGAGTATAAAAAATCAAAAAAACTTATACTTAAAAATGGTGGTTTTTTTAGCGAAGGTGCTTTTAGCAGCAAAAAAATAGATGTTCAAGTTTATGTAAATTTAGTCCATGGATGTGATGGAGAAGATGGAAAATTAGCATCTCTTTTTGAGTTTTTTGATGTTAAATTTATAGGCACAAGGCTAAAACCAGCAATTTTAAGCTATGATAAAGTTTTAACTAAATTTTTAGCAAATATAACAGGAGTAAAAACTCTTAATTATCAAATTTTAAAAAGAAATGAAGAAATAACTATAAAACCTCCTTTTATTTTAAAGCCAGCAACTCTTGGAAGTAGTATTGGCATAAGCATCGTTAAAGATGAGAGTGAGATTACTTACGCGCTTGATAAGAGCTTTGAGTTTGATGATACGCTTTTAGTTGAGCCTTTTTTTGAAGGTGTTAGAGAGTGCAATTTAGCTGGCTATAAAGCAGACTCAAAGATGGAATTTTCCATGATAGAAGAGCCAAATAAAGATGAATTTTTAGATTTTGATCAAAAATACTTGAGATTTAGTGATAGCAAGACCATAAAAGAAGCCAATTTAGATGAAAAATTAAAAGAAAAATTAAGAAAAGCTTTTTCTAAAATTTACTCATACGGATTTGATGGAAGCCTTATAAGATGTGATTTTTTTATAATTGATGATGAAATTTATCTAAATGAGATAAATACAAATCCAGGAAGTTTGGCTCATTATTTATTTGATAACTTTGAAGATAGACTTTATGATTTAGCTAGAAATTTGCCAAGTTATAAAAAAATAGAGATAGACTATAATTATGTAAAATCAATTTCTGTTTATAAGTAA
- a CDS encoding ABC transporter ATP-binding protein: MKKSELNKGLKEVFKRFLPYIKNYIPQFCFAIIGMIMAAAGTSLTAWLIEPVLNKIFIEKNENLLYILPYAVIFVYFIKGAGGYMQRYFTVYIGQDIIREFREKMVKNLTNLDMKFFNEIRTGELISRTINDIDRIRNIVSNMIPEFFTNLLTIIGLLGVVIYQSPKLAFFALIILPAAIYPLSLLAKKMKKISRESQEKTSDISSVLSEIYTNIEIIKANNTEEKELNRFKKENNKFFKLNLKSVKINELVSPLMETLGSVGVAVVIIVGGKSVIDGTMSVGSFFSFLTALFLLYTPIKKISSLYNNMQDAVAASERTFELIDKTPSIIGGTKNFPNDAKSITYQDVYLKYGDKDVLKGISFNAYKGEIIALVGGSGGGKTSIINTLLRFYDINSGNILVNNSDLYEFSLKSLRQNIGLVSQRVYIFNDTIANNVAYSGEFDEKKVIKALKMANAYDFVMNLENGINTVLNEFGSNLSGGQRQRIAIARMLYKDPQIIILDEATSALDNTSENAITEVIENIKQDKIIFVVAHRLTTIKNANNILVLNEGKIVGFGSEEKLSLECDDYKKLKGTFN; encoded by the coding sequence ATGAAAAAAAGCGAATTAAATAAAGGCTTAAAAGAAGTTTTTAAAAGATTTTTGCCCTACATAAAAAATTATATACCACAATTTTGTTTTGCAATAATAGGTATGATTATGGCAGCAGCTGGAACATCGCTAACTGCATGGCTTATAGAACCTGTTTTAAATAAAATTTTTATAGAAAAAAATGAAAATTTACTATATATTTTACCTTATGCAGTTATTTTTGTATATTTTATAAAAGGAGCTGGTGGATATATGCAAAGATATTTTACCGTTTATATAGGTCAAGATATTATACGAGAATTTAGAGAAAAAATGGTAAAAAATCTAACTAATTTGGATATGAAATTTTTTAACGAAATACGCACAGGTGAACTAATAAGTAGAACTATAAATGACATCGATAGAATTAGAAATATAGTATCAAATATGATACCTGAGTTTTTTACAAATTTACTTACCATTATTGGTCTTTTAGGTGTTGTAATTTACCAAAGTCCAAAACTTGCTTTTTTTGCTTTAATCATACTTCCGGCAGCTATTTACCCACTAAGTTTATTAGCAAAAAAAATGAAAAAAATATCAAGAGAGTCCCAAGAAAAAACATCTGATATAAGCTCAGTTTTAAGCGAAATTTACACAAATATAGAGATAATTAAAGCAAATAACACAGAAGAAAAAGAGCTAAATAGATTTAAAAAAGAAAATAATAAGTTTTTTAAACTAAACTTAAAATCAGTTAAAATAAACGAACTCGTAAGCCCATTAATGGAGACTTTGGGTTCAGTTGGAGTTGCAGTTGTTATAATCGTTGGTGGAAAAAGCGTTATTGATGGCACAATGAGCGTAGGAAGTTTCTTTTCGTTTTTAACAGCACTTTTTTTACTTTATACCCCAATTAAAAAAATATCAAGTCTTTACAATAACATGCAAGATGCAGTAGCTGCAAGTGAAAGAACATTTGAGCTAATTGATAAAACACCTTCAATTATTGGAGGGACTAAAAATTTTCCAAACGATGCAAAAAGCATAACATATCAAGATGTTTATTTAAAATATGGTGATAAAGATGTTTTAAAAGGCATTAGCTTTAACGCTTATAAAGGCGAAATTATAGCCTTAGTTGGTGGAAGCGGAGGCGGAAAAACATCTATTATAAACACGCTTTTAAGATTCTACGACATTAATAGCGGAAATATTTTGGTAAATAATAGCGATTTATATGAATTTAGCCTAAAAAGCTTAAGACAAAATATAGGACTTGTTAGTCAAAGAGTTTATATTTTCAACGACACGATTGCAAATAATGTAGCATATAGTGGTGAATTTGATGAAAAAAAAGTAATTAAAGCTTTGAAAATGGCAAATGCGTATGATTTTGTAATGAATTTAGAAAATGGTATAAATACCGTTTTAAATGAGTTTGGATCAAATTTAAGTGGTGGTCAAAGACAGCGTATTGCAATTGCTAGAATGCTTTATAAAGACCCACAAATCATAATCTTAGATGAAGCAACATCGGCACTTGATAACACAAGTGAAAATGCAATTACAGAAGTCATAGAAAATATCAAACAAGATAAAATTATATTTGTAGTTGCCCATAGACTTACAACCATAAAAAATGCAAATAATATCCTAGTTTTAAATGAAGGAAAAATTGTAGGTTTTGGAAGTGAAGAAAAATTAAGCCTTGAATGTGATGATTATAAAAAACTTAAAGGCACTTTTAATTAA
- the ruvA gene encoding Holliday junction branch migration protein RuvA, with amino-acid sequence MIVEIEGVLTKLEPSMAVIKLNNGISYGIIISLNCSATLVKDEKTALLIKQIVREDANLLYGFKDNDEKMMFEVLLKVSGVGASTAMAVCSTLKYCDFASAVINGDTKVLTTVPGIGLKTARKIIAELSDAKLISSQSLESYKSESIMALESLGFKRDKILKILPSCKAQNTADLIKEALKKLA; translated from the coding sequence ATGATAGTTGAGATCGAAGGTGTTTTAACTAAATTAGAGCCTAGTATGGCGGTAATAAAACTAAATAACGGGATAAGCTATGGAATTATCATTTCATTAAATTGCTCAGCAACCCTTGTAAAGGACGAAAAAACAGCTTTATTAATAAAACAAATCGTTAGAGAAGATGCAAATTTATTATATGGCTTTAAAGACAATGATGAAAAGATGATGTTTGAAGTTCTTTTAAAAGTAAGTGGTGTTGGTGCAAGTACTGCAATGGCAGTTTGTTCTACTTTAAAATATTGTGATTTTGCAAGTGCTGTTATAAATGGCGATACAAAGGTTCTTACAACAGTTCCTGGGATTGGTCTTAAAACTGCTAGAAAAATAATAGCAGAATTAAGTGATGCAAAATTAATAAGTAGCCAAAGCTTAGAAAGTTATAAAAGTGAAAGCATAATGGCTTTAGAAAGCCTAGGTTTTAAGAGAGATAAAATTCTTAAAATTTTACCATCTTGCAAAGCTCAAAATACAGCAGATCTTATAAAAGAAGCATTAAAAAAATTAGCATAA
- a CDS encoding Mur ligase family protein, translating to MIFLKFFTHFLLILSLGFYLITTLQWFSYKFERVFFHFTKPLWHLIFLFIPICCYFGLRLINENLFFIYFYIILLPSLIFWHKKLDKKLVFTSRVKRFFLILILTTLFLDIILFKKAFVLPIFAPLFLSFFISFFFEKLNAKIYMQKAQKKLESMPNLTIIQITASYGKTSIKNFLYQILNEKFNCYKTPRSVNTLMGLVKDINENLNSDVQIYIAEAGARKNGDIDEITKFLKPQIVVVGEIGSQHIEYFKSVDNIRKTKLEALNSARLKKAFLHSSTLKKDDDKIVIYDDCLQNIKANLDGVIFEMKFDESYKFYAPILGSFNASNLAVCICVAKFLGLKIDEIKLKISNLKSVEHRLQIVSKTPKFIIDDGFNGNFEGMSASYELVREYDGNKVIVTPGIVEATKQMNENLAKIINEIFDLIIITGELNAKIFSEICDKNKLIILKDKNDLIKTLSEKTKAGDLILFSNDAPSFI from the coding sequence ATGATTTTTTTAAAATTTTTTACACATTTTTTATTAATATTATCTCTAGGTTTTTACCTTATAACAACTCTTCAATGGTTTTCTTATAAATTTGAAAGGGTATTTTTTCATTTTACTAAACCTCTTTGGCATTTGATTTTTTTATTTATTCCAATATGTTGTTATTTTGGTCTAAGGCTTATAAATGAAAATTTATTTTTTATATATTTTTATATTATTTTATTACCAAGTCTTATTTTTTGGCATAAAAAACTTGATAAAAAATTAGTTTTCACCTCAAGAGTTAAAAGATTTTTTTTAATTTTAATTTTAACAACTCTATTTTTAGATATTATTTTATTTAAAAAAGCATTTGTTCTTCCAATCTTTGCACCTTTGTTTCTATCATTTTTTATAAGTTTTTTCTTTGAAAAGCTAAATGCGAAAATTTATATGCAAAAAGCACAAAAAAAATTAGAAAGTATGCCAAATTTAACAATCATACAAATTACTGCAAGCTATGGAAAAACAAGTATTAAAAATTTTTTATATCAAATTTTAAATGAAAAATTTAATTGTTATAAGACCCCAAGAAGTGTAAATACATTAATGGGCTTAGTAAAAGACATAAATGAAAATTTAAATAGCGATGTGCAAATTTACATAGCAGAGGCTGGCGCTAGGAAAAATGGTGATATTGATGAGATAACAAAATTTTTAAAACCACAAATTGTTGTTGTAGGTGAGATAGGAAGTCAGCATATTGAATATTTTAAAAGTGTTGATAATATAAGAAAAACAAAACTTGAAGCTTTAAACTCAGCAAGACTTAAAAAGGCTTTTTTACATAGCTCGACCTTAAAAAAAGATGATGATAAAATAGTTATTTATGATGATTGTTTGCAAAATATCAAAGCGAATTTAGATGGTGTTATTTTTGAGATGAAATTTGATGAAAGTTATAAATTTTATGCACCAATTCTAGGTAGTTTTAATGCTTCAAATTTAGCAGTTTGTATATGTGTAGCGAAATTTTTAGGTTTAAAAATAGATGAAATAAAATTAAAAATTTCAAATTTAAAAAGTGTAGAGCACCGCCTTCAAATCGTATCAAAAACACCTAAATTTATAATAGATGATGGCTTTAATGGCAATTTTGAAGGTATGAGTGCAAGCTATGAGCTTGTTAGAGAATATGATGGAAATAAAGTTATCGTAACTCCAGGAATAGTAGAAGCCACAAAACAGATGAATGAAAACTTAGCAAAAATTATAAATGAAATTTTTGATTTAATTATCATAACTGGCGAATTAAATGCAAAGATTTTTAGTGAAATTTGCGATAAAAATAAATTGATTATTTTAAAAGATAAAAATGATCTTATAAAAACATTAAGCGAAAAAACAAAAGCTGGGGATTTAATACTGTTTTCAAACGACGCACCAAGTTTTATATGA
- the murJ gene encoding murein biosynthesis integral membrane protein MurJ, producing MAKKRVFAGFFTNSIGILVSRILGLFRDLLTASVLGAGVWSDIFFIAFKLPNLFRRLFGEGAFTQAFLPGFTQAKKKAIFATTVLIKFTIFILFLTLLVNVFAPLFTKFLALGFDKQTINLAVPYVRINFWYLTFIFLVTLFASLLQYKDHFATTAFSTALLNISMIISLVLAKGKDDETIVLYLSVGVVIGGIMQLLVHLFALKKLKLLRYFGVGITALKKGKKADTKGFYKNFFHGVIGSSAAQIGAFIDTWFASFLAFGSISYLYYANRIFQLPLALFAIALSTALFPKIAKTISKNDDKTALILLSKAFHLLFALLLFSTIGGVILSKEIIWLLFERGAFTRSDTINSMLVLSMFMIGLLPFGLAKIFSLWLYAKNKQNIAAKIAIKSLILNVISCFLLIKPLGAAGLALASSIGGFYLFIMNLKEFGFRNFLDIISPKKIFIILALCLVEVLLLLVFKEIINDYI from the coding sequence TTGGCTAAAAAAAGGGTTTTTGCAGGGTTTTTTACTAATAGCATAGGAATACTTGTTTCTAGAATTTTAGGGCTTTTTAGAGACCTTTTAACAGCTAGTGTTTTGGGTGCTGGAGTTTGGAGTGATATTTTTTTTATAGCATTTAAATTACCAAATTTATTTAGAAGGTTATTTGGCGAGGGAGCTTTTACGCAAGCTTTTTTACCAGGTTTTACTCAAGCTAAAAAAAAGGCTATTTTTGCAACAACTGTTTTAATAAAATTTACTATTTTTATACTATTTTTAACTCTTTTAGTTAATGTTTTTGCTCCACTTTTTACAAAATTTTTAGCCCTTGGATTCGATAAGCAAACTATAAATTTAGCAGTTCCTTATGTAAGAATAAATTTTTGGTATTTAACTTTTATATTTTTAGTTACATTATTTGCCTCGCTTTTGCAATATAAAGATCATTTTGCAACAACAGCTTTTTCAACAGCACTGCTAAATATCTCAATGATAATATCTTTAGTTTTAGCAAAAGGAAAAGATGATGAAACTATAGTGTTATATCTTAGTGTAGGCGTTGTAATTGGTGGGATAATGCAACTTCTTGTGCATTTATTTGCTTTAAAAAAACTAAAATTATTAAGATATTTTGGTGTTGGAATCACTGCATTAAAAAAAGGGAAAAAAGCTGATACAAAAGGCTTTTATAAAAATTTTTTTCACGGAGTAATTGGCTCAAGTGCAGCACAAATTGGGGCTTTTATAGATACTTGGTTTGCAAGTTTTTTAGCTTTTGGAAGTATAAGCTATCTATACTATGCAAATAGAATTTTCCAGCTTCCTCTTGCTCTTTTTGCTATTGCACTATCAACAGCACTTTTTCCAAAAATTGCAAAGACAATAAGTAAAAATGATGATAAAACTGCTTTGATTCTTCTTTCTAAAGCATTTCATCTACTTTTTGCCTTGCTTTTATTTTCTACAATTGGTGGTGTTATTTTAAGTAAAGAAATAATTTGGCTTTTGTTTGAAAGAGGTGCTTTTACAAGAAGTGACACTATAAATTCAATGCTTGTTTTAAGTATGTTTATGATTGGACTGCTTCCTTTTGGACTAGCTAAAATTTTTTCACTCTGGCTTTATGCAAAAAATAAACAAAATATAGCTGCAAAAATTGCAATTAAAAGCCTTATTTTAAATGTAATAAGCTGTTTTTTACTCATAAAACCACTTGGCGCAGCAGGTCTAGCACTAGCTAGCTCAATTGGGGGATTTTACCTATTTATTATGAATTTAAAAGAGTTTGGCTTTAGAAATTTTTTAGATATAATAAGCCCTAAAAAAATCTTTATAATACTTGCTTTATGCTTAGTAGAGGTTTTATTGCTTTTAGTTTTTAAGGAAATAATTAATGATTATATTTGA
- the cysS gene encoding cysteine--tRNA ligase, translating to MIIFDSVMKKKVNFEPIDKNIVRIYLCGPTVYDDAHLGHAKSAVSFDLLRRVFINLGYEVKFVRNFTDIDDKILNKMKTSGKSLEEITNFYIKRYLDDMESLNVLKPNLAPKATENLQNIINYISNLLDNGMAYKIENDGIYFDTQKDENYLSLSGKSFDDESLARVKSNELKHDSKDFVLWKFDELWYESPFGKGRPGWHTECVAMIKAHLDSNNKFYSIDIHAGGMDLLFPHHENEAAQCRCGEYKNLSKYWMHNGFVQIDNQKMSKSLNNSFFIKDALKLVPGEALRFYLLSSHYRANFNYNLEDLKASKKRLDKIYRLLQRVNNSKIGELNLEFKDEIIKALSDDLNTSKAFAAIDDFVNLSNDFLDKFPKDRSKKGEILANLWFIKNIFGILEDKNYFKFGVSNEQKEEIENLINQRYEAKKEKNFIKADEIRDKLLKNGISIMDTPNGTTWEKI from the coding sequence ATGATTATATTTGATAGTGTTATGAAAAAAAAGGTAAATTTTGAACCTATTGATAAAAATATTGTAAGAATTTATCTATGTGGTCCAACAGTTTATGATGATGCTCACTTAGGACATGCAAAAAGTGCAGTTAGTTTTGATCTATTAAGAAGAGTTTTTATAAATTTAGGTTACGAGGTTAAATTTGTAAGAAATTTTACCGATATTGATGATAAAATTTTAAATAAAATGAAAACTAGCGGCAAAAGTTTAGAGGAAATTACAAATTTTTACATCAAAAGATATTTAGATGATATGGAAAGTTTAAATGTTTTAAAGCCAAATTTGGCCCCAAAAGCAACTGAAAATTTACAAAACATAATAAACTATATCTCAAATTTACTTGATAATGGCATGGCTTATAAGATCGAAAATGACGGCATTTACTTTGATACACAAAAAGATGAAAATTATCTTAGTTTAAGTGGAAAAAGTTTTGATGATGAAAGCTTAGCAAGGGTTAAAAGTAATGAGTTAAAGCACGACTCAAAAGACTTTGTTTTATGGAAATTTGATGAGTTATGGTATGAAAGTCCTTTTGGAAAAGGAAGACCAGGTTGGCATACAGAGTGCGTTGCTATGATAAAAGCTCATCTTGATTCAAACAATAAATTCTACTCAATTGACATTCATGCAGGAGGAATGGATCTACTTTTTCCACATCATGAAAATGAAGCTGCACAGTGTAGATGTGGTGAGTATAAAAATCTTTCAAAATACTGGATGCATAATGGCTTTGTTCAAATAGACAATCAAAAAATGAGTAAAAGTTTAAATAATAGTTTTTTTATAAAAGATGCTTTAAAATTAGTTCCTGGCGAAGCTTTAAGATTCTATCTTCTAAGTTCGCACTATAGGGCAAATTTTAACTATAACTTAGAAGATTTAAAAGCCTCTAAAAAAAGGCTTGATAAAATTTATAGACTTTTACAAAGAGTTAATAACTCCAAGATAGGAGAGTTAAATTTAGAGTTTAAAGATGAGATAATAAAAGCTTTAAGTGATGATTTAAATACATCAAAAGCTTTTGCCGCAATTGATGATTTTGTAAATTTAAGTAACGATTTTTTAGATAAATTCCCAAAAGACAGATCTAAAAAAGGCGAAATTTTAGCAAATTTATGGTTCATTAAAAATATTTTTGGAATTCTAGAAGATAAAAATTACTTTAAATTTGGCGTAAGCAATGAACAAAAAGAGGAAATTGAAAATTTAATAAATCAAAGATATGAAGCTAAAAAAGAAAAAAATTTTATAAAAGCTGATGAAATAAGAGATAAATTATTAAAAAATGGAATTTCTATAATGGACACGCCAAATGGCACAACTTGGGAGAAGATTTAA